Proteins from a genomic interval of Clostridium sp. 'deep sea':
- a CDS encoding MBL fold metallo-hydrolase, translating into MEIIKLKLSATMCYLIPIKNKYLLVDTGYEKDKALFYKSLSNLNISINDIAYVLLTHHHDDHAGLLNEIKTCNKSCRIIMHEKCVALLEKGKNNMSSGGGYINRRVNMMIKIFKKMNKEWDFTFPAYKIDSNDIIISDQTTLREIGIDIPGKIIYTPGHTVDSISLLLDNGICFVGDAAANMLGFMGTKYCVIFIADLKQYYQSWEKLINQNVKMIYPAHGEIFGIEKLKKNIYKNKKDNMVKAD; encoded by the coding sequence ATGGAAATAATTAAATTAAAGTTATCTGCTACAATGTGTTATCTAATTCCAATTAAAAATAAGTATTTACTTGTAGACACAGGATATGAAAAAGATAAAGCCTTGTTTTATAAAAGCTTATCAAATTTAAATATTAGTATTAATGATATTGCTTATGTTTTGTTAACTCATCACCATGATGATCATGCAGGTTTATTAAATGAAATTAAAACTTGTAATAAATCTTGCCGAATTATTATGCATGAAAAATGTGTAGCTCTTCTTGAAAAGGGAAAAAATAATATGTCTTCTGGTGGTGGTTATATTAACAGGAGAGTTAATATGATGATTAAAATATTTAAGAAGATGAATAAAGAATGGGATTTTACTTTTCCAGCTTATAAAATAGATAGTAATGATATTATTATTAGCGATCAAACAACATTAAGAGAAATTGGCATAGATATTCCTGGAAAAATTATTTATACACCGGGTCACACAGTTGATTCAATTTCATTATTACTTGATAATGGGATTTGCTTTGTAGGTGATGCTGCTGCAAATATGCTAGGATTTATGGGAACAAAATATTGTGTTATTTTTATTGCTGATTTAAAACAATATTATCAAAGCTGGGAGAAGCTTATTAATCAAAATGTTAAGATGATATATCCTGCACATGGAGAAATTTTTGGAATTGAAAAACTTAAGAAAAATATCTACAAGAATAAAAAAGACAATATGGTAAAAGCAGACTAA
- a CDS encoding MarR family transcriptional regulator — protein MNDCSKIIEKMAAVQYRINLNDKKPKNFGTSQLLYHSEIHFIDAIGTSKEINASQLSSKLDITNGAVTQVSQKLLQKKLLEKYKKETNKKEVYFKLTVEGKIAYENHKLFHQELNDKIVAYLKELSQEQINGILGLITIAENHLPRLS, from the coding sequence ATGAATGATTGCTCTAAAATAATTGAGAAGATGGCAGCTGTTCAATATAGAATTAATCTAAATGATAAAAAACCTAAGAATTTTGGTACAAGTCAGCTTTTATATCATTCTGAGATTCATTTTATTGATGCAATCGGAACTAGTAAAGAAATAAATGCTTCTCAGTTATCAAGTAAACTAGATATAACAAATGGGGCAGTGACACAAGTTTCTCAAAAACTATTACAGAAGAAATTACTAGAAAAATATAAAAAAGAAACAAACAAAAAAGAAGTGTATTTTAAATTAACAGTAGAAGGTAAAATTGCATATGAAAATCATAAACTATTTCATCAAGAACTAAATGATAAAATAGTTGCATATCTAAAAGAATTAAGTCAAGAACAAATTAATGGAATATTAGGACTTATAACTATTGCTGAAAATCATTTACCTCGACTTTCATAA
- a CDS encoding CdaR family protein yields MKSKGFNIKQGTLLKIFALFFAFFLWIYVQAQQVEPIDNTTQSFTKVEIEWMTDPNYDVVAVTNQYVDIIVRGQSSKISNIKDGDITMKLDLRSYKDGKYNIKLTPQLPFGVKLTSITPDNIDIVLDKWITEEKQLEIEYLNELPSELIIEEVVLEPKTVKVRGTRGEMEKIKKVVVPYNLELQGISAVEIKPEARDSSNKTIDKVLINQNVNVNLKIKYRKWLPVKATFNGELPEDITYTIKPARIEVFGQKAELDVITEVFTTEIDISDIKKGDVIEKEIAFQDNLEPSSPDYKTVNITFE; encoded by the coding sequence ATGAAAAGCAAAGGCTTTAATATTAAACAAGGTACATTACTAAAAATATTTGCACTATTTTTTGCTTTTTTTCTTTGGATTTATGTTCAAGCTCAACAAGTAGAACCTATAGATAACACCACTCAAAGCTTTACCAAGGTAGAAATAGAATGGATGACAGATCCAAATTACGATGTGGTAGCTGTTACTAATCAATATGTAGATATAATAGTAAGAGGGCAATCCTCAAAAATTAGTAACATAAAAGATGGTGACATCACTATGAAATTAGATTTGCGATCGTATAAAGATGGTAAATATAATATTAAGTTAACGCCGCAATTACCATTTGGAGTTAAACTTACTAGTATTACGCCAGATAATATTGATATAGTACTAGATAAATGGATTACGGAAGAAAAACAATTAGAGATAGAATACCTAAATGAATTACCTAGTGAACTAATAATTGAAGAGGTAGTTTTGGAGCCTAAAACAGTTAAAGTTAGAGGCACGCGTGGTGAGATGGAAAAAATAAAAAAAGTAGTAGTTCCATATAACTTAGAGTTGCAAGGTATATCAGCTGTAGAAATAAAGCCAGAAGCCAGAGATTCTAGTAATAAAACAATAGATAAAGTATTAATTAATCAAAATGTAAATGTAAACTTAAAAATTAAATACAGAAAGTGGTTGCCAGTAAAAGCCACATTCAATGGTGAATTACCTGAGGATATAACATACACAATAAAACCAGCCAGAATAGAAGTATTTGGTCAAAAGGCTGAGCTAGATGTAATAACAGAAGTATTTACAACAGAGATAGATATAAGTGATATTAAAAAAGGCGATGTTATAGAAAAAGAGATTGCTTTTCAAGATAACTTAGAGCCTAGCTCACCAGATTATAAGACTGTAAATATTACTTTTGAATAA
- a CDS encoding EFR1 family ferrodoxin (N-terminal region resembles flavodoxins. C-terminal ferrodoxin region binds two 4Fe-4S clusters.): MKNLKVMMAYFSGTNNTKKIADIITKKLEDINVSITVIDITAKSIREEDISISDYDAFIFGFPIYSLRAPRVCRNWLKKLNGQGKKCSVFFTYGGFGKDPAHYYIKELLDKQNFKLVSTAEFLGAHTFNYSGWQAATERPNKSDFKLAEEYTVATVKRFTGEDPGELRKFKKPKYSKIQLNMAEKYRFNLIKQLPTRVTESCCMCGICESICPTNAMNAKKGTANPKACIACFKCIANCPEKVIKTNDLSHAWSQKLKFHKTTKEEIDNSKGIIYL, encoded by the coding sequence GTGAAAAATTTAAAAGTAATGATGGCCTACTTTTCTGGTACTAATAACACAAAAAAAATTGCAGATATAATTACAAAAAAATTAGAAGATATTAATGTGTCAATAACTGTAATTGACATTACTGCAAAATCTATTAGAGAAGAAGATATATCGATTAGTGATTATGATGCCTTTATTTTTGGCTTTCCTATTTACTCCTTAAGGGCACCACGTGTATGTAGAAATTGGCTAAAAAAGCTTAATGGTCAAGGAAAAAAATGTTCAGTTTTTTTTACATATGGAGGTTTTGGAAAAGATCCAGCTCATTATTATATAAAAGAGCTATTGGATAAACAAAATTTTAAGCTTGTTTCTACAGCAGAGTTTTTAGGAGCTCATACATTTAATTACAGCGGATGGCAAGCAGCTACAGAGCGTCCTAATAAATCAGATTTTAAGCTTGCTGAAGAATATACAGTTGCTACAGTTAAAAGATTTACTGGAGAAGATCCAGGAGAACTTAGAAAGTTTAAAAAACCAAAGTATAGTAAAATACAATTAAATATGGCAGAAAAATATAGATTTAACTTAATAAAACAGCTTCCAACAAGAGTTACCGAAAGTTGTTGTATGTGTGGAATTTGTGAAAGTATTTGTCCAACAAATGCTATGAATGCAAAGAAAGGTACTGCTAATCCTAAGGCCTGTATTGCATGCTTTAAATGCATTGCAAATTGTCCTGAGAAAGTAATAAAAACAAATGATCTATCTCATGCTTGGTCTCAAAAATTAAAATTTCATAAAACAACAAAAGAAGAAATAGACAATTCAAAAGGTATAATTTATCTATAA
- the fabZ gene encoding 3-hydroxyacyl-ACP dehydratase FabZ — translation MFNKEQIKQIIPHRHPFLLIDEITDLIPGKVAVGKKHVKIDEYYFQGHFPQEPVMPGVLIIEALAQTGAVALLSMPEFKGKIAYFGGIKKARFKDKVMPGDTLELSTELTSMKGRVGIGKGIAKVNGKIVATAELTFAVGE, via the coding sequence ATGTTTAATAAAGAACAAATAAAACAAATAATACCTCACAGACACCCTTTTTTGCTCATAGATGAAATTACAGATTTAATCCCAGGTAAAGTGGCTGTAGGTAAAAAACATGTAAAAATAGATGAATACTATTTTCAAGGACATTTTCCACAAGAGCCGGTAATGCCAGGGGTATTAATAATAGAGGCCCTAGCTCAAACCGGTGCTGTAGCCTTATTAAGTATGCCAGAGTTTAAGGGCAAAATAGCCTATTTTGGCGGTATAAAAAAGGCCAGATTTAAAGACAAAGTTATGCCTGGAGATACCTTAGAGCTATCAACAGAACTAACCTCCATGAAAGGTCGAGTGGGTATAGGTAAAGGCATTGCTAAAGTAAATGGTAAAATAGTAGCTACTGCAGAGCTTACCTTTGCAGTAGGAGAATAA
- the glmM gene encoding phosphoglucosamine mutase has protein sequence MKRQYFGTDGVRGVANGSLLTPEFVLALGQAIANTLPSTENGFILIGRDSRVSGLMLESALVAGITSMGRKPVCLGIVPTPAVSYLTATTKADLGIMISASHNPVPDNGIKLFNKTGHKLADDLELKLEQELSNRLAGKTTSKRVTGTNIPLPESNKELVNLYIDYLINKLPVNLNGMNIVCDAAFGAAAPWVNTVFTKAGANLTTINGEALGSKINVNCGSTNIHQLQQKVLKNKADLGLAFDGDADRLIAVDNKGNKIDGDSILYTLATHLFKQNKLKESAIVGTVMSNMGLEKSLQEQGIALIRAKVGDRYVWQQMQSKNIILGGEQSGHIINSEWAITGDGMLNGLQLAAVIKQSGKTLAELTSGMQVYPQCLINVEVANKQQTMNNKKLLNNKAKAEQELQDKGRIVLRPSGTQQLIRVMVEAQSEELAVKTAKKIATVVEEVSK, from the coding sequence TTGAAAAGACAATACTTTGGAACAGATGGCGTGCGTGGTGTAGCTAATGGCTCACTGCTCACGCCTGAATTTGTACTAGCACTTGGTCAGGCAATAGCGAATACCTTACCTAGTACAGAAAATGGATTTATACTAATAGGCAGAGATAGCAGAGTATCAGGACTTATGTTAGAGTCAGCATTAGTTGCGGGTATAACATCGATGGGAAGAAAACCAGTGTGTTTAGGCATTGTACCAACCCCAGCAGTATCTTATTTAACAGCCACTACTAAAGCAGATTTAGGAATAATGATTTCTGCTTCACATAACCCAGTTCCAGATAATGGAATTAAACTATTCAACAAAACAGGCCATAAATTAGCAGATGACCTTGAGCTTAAACTAGAGCAAGAGCTAAGTAATAGATTAGCTGGTAAAACAACATCAAAACGAGTGACTGGAACAAACATACCTTTACCAGAGTCTAATAAAGAGTTAGTAAACCTCTATATAGATTATTTAATAAATAAGCTACCAGTAAATCTTAATGGCATGAATATTGTTTGTGATGCTGCCTTTGGTGCAGCAGCACCTTGGGTTAATACAGTATTTACAAAAGCTGGTGCCAACTTAACTACCATTAATGGTGAAGCACTTGGCTCAAAAATTAACGTTAATTGTGGCTCTACAAACATACATCAGTTACAGCAAAAAGTGTTAAAAAATAAGGCAGATTTAGGTTTAGCATTCGACGGAGATGCAGATAGATTGATTGCCGTTGATAATAAAGGTAACAAAATTGATGGTGATTCTATATTATATACTCTGGCGACTCATTTGTTTAAACAAAACAAACTTAAAGAGTCAGCTATAGTAGGCACTGTAATGAGTAATATGGGTCTTGAAAAATCACTTCAAGAACAGGGTATTGCCCTTATACGTGCTAAAGTAGGAGACCGTTATGTTTGGCAACAAATGCAGAGTAAAAATATCATATTAGGGGGGGAGCAATCGGGGCATATTATTAATAGTGAATGGGCGATAACCGGTGATGGCATGTTAAATGGTTTACAGTTAGCCGCAGTTATTAAACAGAGTGGTAAAACCTTGGCAGAACTAACTTCTGGTATGCAGGTTTATCCTCAGTGTTTGATTAATGTTGAAGTTGCTAATAAACAGCAAACAATGAATAACAAAAAACTATTGAATAACAAAGCCAAGGCTGAACAAGAACTACAAGATAAAGGTCGAATAGTATTAAGACCGTCTGGAACTCAACAGCTAATAAGAGTAATGGTTGAGGCCCAAAGTGAAGAACTAGCAGTAAAAACTGCTAAAAAAATTGCTACAGTTGTTGAAGAGGTAAGTAAATAA
- a CDS encoding tetratricopeptide repeat protein: MQSISRQQINKIIEDLQNKLKQEPENAMYLHDLGVAYMHLQEWDKALDSLTESLQYVNGKEAVSSLYHRGTAYAEQGDIDKAIKEWKQVIRIDEHNVFAHYSLAKGYAFKKLYDAAIMHLKKADRYNPNRSLKLIHQTLARVYTLKGNYQEAIKALHKILDIDKEDIKVLHEISMLYLHINELNKALNYCKKELKLGSEDPSVYYNMGLAHLGLNKANKAIENFEKALVNGLTDINIRVNLGEAYAREGKIDEAIRAWEQVLAIDPKNLYASYNIGMLFYDHGLYERAIKAWDKTLKIDPSYLPAVVSTGSAYLVLGSYDLAEQYMLKAREQAPENPAIIGNLAEILLMLKKPQEALEQAHIAARLQQTNPLVFVLSGCAYAMLEQWEQAAIAWQQGYDIDENVFTLTNTLITKCLTQKHLNNVMKNGGEEGSVVNLIKVAIESESKNKKNKEKTGKGVSEILNKFIKR; encoded by the coding sequence ATGCAATCAATATCACGTCAGCAAATAAATAAAATAATTGAAGACTTACAAAATAAACTTAAACAAGAGCCAGAGAATGCAATGTATTTGCATGATTTAGGTGTAGCGTATATGCATTTACAAGAGTGGGATAAAGCTCTAGATAGCCTTACAGAAAGCTTACAATATGTTAATGGCAAAGAGGCTGTTAGTTCACTTTACCATCGCGGTACAGCATATGCTGAACAGGGTGATATAGATAAAGCTATTAAAGAATGGAAACAGGTAATTAGAATAGATGAGCACAATGTATTTGCCCACTATTCATTAGCGAAAGGTTATGCTTTTAAAAAACTATATGACGCAGCAATTATGCATTTAAAAAAGGCAGATAGATATAACCCTAATCGTTCATTAAAACTCATTCATCAAACTTTAGCGAGAGTATACACCTTAAAAGGTAATTATCAAGAAGCAATTAAAGCTTTGCATAAAATTCTCGATATAGATAAAGAAGATATAAAAGTTTTACATGAAATAAGTATGCTTTACTTGCATATAAATGAATTGAATAAGGCATTAAACTACTGCAAAAAAGAACTTAAATTAGGTAGCGAAGACCCCTCTGTTTATTATAATATGGGGTTGGCACATTTAGGACTTAATAAAGCCAATAAAGCAATAGAAAATTTTGAGAAAGCTTTAGTGAACGGCTTAACAGATATTAATATAAGAGTTAACTTAGGAGAAGCATACGCACGTGAGGGTAAAATTGATGAAGCAATAAGAGCATGGGAGCAGGTATTAGCTATTGATCCTAAAAACCTTTATGCTAGCTACAATATTGGTATGCTTTTTTATGATCACGGACTATATGAACGGGCTATTAAAGCTTGGGATAAAACCCTAAAAATAGACCCAAGCTACTTACCAGCAGTTGTTAGCACTGGTTCAGCTTACTTGGTTTTAGGAAGCTATGACTTAGCAGAACAATATATGCTCAAAGCAAGAGAGCAGGCTCCAGAAAATCCTGCAATTATTGGTAATTTAGCTGAAATACTTTTAATGTTAAAAAAGCCGCAAGAGGCACTAGAGCAGGCTCATATAGCTGCCAGATTACAGCAAACTAATCCACTTGTATTTGTTCTTTCGGGCTGTGCCTATGCTATGCTTGAGCAGTGGGAGCAGGCAGCTATTGCTTGGCAACAGGGTTATGATATAGATGAAAATGTGTTTACATTAACAAACACCTTAATAACTAAATGTCTTACCCAAAAACACCTTAATAACGTAATGAAAAATGGTGGAGAAGAAGGCAGTGTGGTTAACTTAATTAAAGTTGCTATAGAATCAGAGTCTAAAAACAAAAAAAATAAAGAAAAAACAGGAAAAGGTGTTTCAGAAATCTTAAATAAATTTATTAAGCGATAA
- the glmS gene encoding glutamine--fructose-6-phosphate transaminase (isomerizing) produces MCGIIGYTGPKQAAKILIDGLQILEYRGYDSAGVAVLHNENLKVIKKEGKVSKLAEVLEVADSTGNCGIAHTRWATHGKPSDVNSHPHTDCNNNFAIIHNGIVENYLELKEELIKKGHKFDSETDTEVIAHLVEQLYAGDLFNAVRAVANKLEGAYAIAVVSTYEPNKIVAVRQETPLLIGLGEGEKILASDPSALVKYTKKFWRLENGEMAVITPDKAQAYITATGEKIEKQIQEIDWNIEEAQRSGFNHYMRKEIEEQPEVIENTLRGRFNDDGTISLPELDNIKDVLKDAQKIHIVACGTSYHAGIVGKYLFENLAKIPVEVDVASEYRYRNPLLAKGDVVLVISQSGETADTLAVVRLAKKLNIPVLGIVNVVNSSIAAECDAVTYLHAGPEIGVASTKAYVSQLVLLTLITLYLKDIRKVAIDTTQIVKDIPKLSKYAAELLKQENQIENIAQTMRNNANCFFIGRLLDYAVVLEGALKLKEISYIHAEAKAAGELKHGPLALVEPGTPIVTVVTQDSIRDKMHSSIMEVKARGGNIILITDKPNKAQEIANTVIAIPKVSSWLSPILSVIPQQLLSYHASVIRGINPDRPRNLAKSVTVE; encoded by the coding sequence TTGTGCGGAATAATTGGATACACAGGCCCTAAACAGGCCGCTAAAATATTAATAGATGGATTACAAATACTAGAGTATAGAGGTTATGATTCAGCAGGAGTAGCAGTACTTCATAATGAAAACCTAAAGGTTATAAAAAAAGAGGGCAAGGTAAGTAAACTGGCAGAGGTATTAGAGGTAGCTGATTCAACAGGTAACTGTGGTATAGCACATACCCGTTGGGCAACCCATGGTAAACCTTCGGATGTAAATTCTCACCCCCATACTGATTGCAATAATAACTTTGCTATAATTCACAACGGAATAGTAGAAAACTATTTAGAGCTAAAAGAAGAGCTGATAAAAAAAGGTCATAAATTTGATTCGGAAACAGATACCGAAGTTATAGCTCACTTAGTAGAGCAACTATATGCTGGAGATTTGTTTAACGCTGTAAGAGCTGTAGCAAATAAACTTGAGGGAGCTTATGCAATTGCAGTAGTAAGCACCTATGAGCCTAATAAAATAGTAGCAGTTCGCCAAGAAACACCCCTGTTAATAGGTTTAGGTGAAGGAGAAAAAATACTAGCCTCTGATCCCTCAGCATTGGTTAAATATACCAAGAAGTTTTGGCGCTTAGAGAATGGTGAGATGGCAGTAATAACTCCAGATAAAGCCCAAGCTTATATAACAGCAACGGGTGAAAAAATTGAAAAGCAAATTCAAGAAATTGATTGGAATATAGAAGAAGCTCAACGTAGTGGTTTTAACCACTATATGCGTAAAGAAATAGAAGAACAGCCAGAAGTAATTGAAAACACTCTGAGGGGGCGTTTTAATGATGATGGCACTATATCTTTACCTGAGTTAGATAATATAAAAGATGTGTTAAAAGATGCTCAAAAAATTCATATTGTGGCCTGTGGTACATCATATCATGCAGGTATAGTAGGCAAATATCTATTTGAGAATTTAGCGAAAATACCTGTAGAAGTGGATGTAGCAAGTGAGTATCGTTATAGAAACCCACTTTTAGCTAAAGGTGATGTTGTATTAGTAATAAGCCAATCTGGCGAAACAGCAGATACCTTAGCAGTTGTAAGATTAGCAAAAAAACTTAATATACCTGTATTAGGTATAGTGAATGTTGTAAATAGTAGCATTGCAGCAGAATGTGACGCAGTGACCTACTTACACGCTGGACCAGAGATAGGAGTTGCTTCTACAAAAGCCTATGTTTCTCAGTTGGTATTACTAACATTAATAACCTTATATTTAAAAGATATTCGTAAGGTAGCTATAGATACTACTCAAATAGTAAAAGACATACCAAAGCTAAGTAAATACGCAGCTGAACTATTAAAACAAGAGAACCAAATAGAGAATATTGCACAAACAATGAGAAATAACGCAAACTGTTTCTTTATTGGTAGATTATTAGACTATGCTGTAGTATTAGAAGGAGCCCTAAAACTAAAAGAAATCTCTTATATCCATGCCGAAGCAAAGGCAGCAGGCGAGTTAAAACATGGTCCATTAGCACTAGTTGAACCAGGTACACCAATAGTGACAGTTGTAACTCAAGATAGCATAAGAGATAAAATGCATAGCAGTATAATGGAGGTAAAAGCTCGTGGTGGTAACATTATACTAATAACCGACAAGCCTAACAAAGCTCAAGAGATTGCTAATACAGTAATAGCAATACCAAAAGTATCATCTTGGCTTTCACCCATACTAAGTGTTATACCACAACAATTACTCTCATACCACGCCTCAGTAATACGTGGTATAAACCCAGATCGACCAAGAAACTTGGCAAAAAGTGTAACTGTGGAGTAG
- a CDS encoding AraC family transcriptional regulator: MNDIKKDSFFLNKMATLNKTTKNYTIHTILPKYGKGTITIFNIIPGLKVVFNDLMLQGKIVNCFSKYKTVSQGYLKIEYCLKGSLLSSNQENKVFLGSKGIAMYYQGTGNVRAMVPYDKHYESITFLGYSNEIIKVFKEIFQVDKNFFADFYKMINKGKAIVVKYNSTVKSLLNEIKQAIYNNDNEIMRLKAIELVFYEVKNFDKNKRFNVVYYNRSTIDKVIIIKSYIIKNLDKKITINYICDRFNISANTLKGCFKQTFLTSIYAYIKQARMEKGKESLENSDKSIMKIALDCGYSNHHSFAKAFKQHYNITPSDVRNLHQ, from the coding sequence TTGAATGACATTAAAAAAGATTCATTTTTTCTTAATAAGATGGCTACTTTAAATAAGACAACAAAAAACTATACTATACATACAATTTTGCCTAAATACGGAAAAGGTACAATTACAATTTTCAATATTATACCAGGCTTAAAAGTAGTATTTAATGATTTAATGTTACAAGGCAAGATTGTTAACTGCTTTTCGAAATATAAGACGGTTTCCCAAGGTTATTTAAAAATTGAGTATTGTTTAAAGGGAAGTCTCTTGAGCAGTAATCAAGAGAACAAAGTATTTTTAGGTAGTAAAGGTATAGCTATGTACTATCAAGGAACTGGAAATGTTAGGGCAATGGTGCCTTATGATAAACATTATGAAAGCATTACATTTTTAGGATACAGTAATGAAATAATAAAAGTATTTAAAGAAATATTTCAAGTAGATAAAAATTTTTTTGCTGATTTTTATAAAATGATTAATAAGGGTAAAGCAATAGTTGTTAAATATAATAGTACAGTAAAAAGTCTTTTAAATGAGATAAAACAAGCTATTTACAATAATGATAATGAAATTATGAGATTAAAAGCGATTGAATTAGTATTCTATGAAGTAAAAAATTTTGATAAAAACAAAAGATTTAATGTAGTTTATTATAATCGTTCTACAATTGATAAGGTGATAATTATTAAAAGCTATATAATAAAGAATTTAGATAAAAAGATTACTATAAATTATATCTGTGATAGATTTAATATTTCAGCTAACACACTGAAAGGGTGCTTTAAACAAACGTTTTTAACTAGTATATACGCCTATATTAAACAAGCTAGAATGGAAAAAGGGAAAGAATCATTAGAAAATAGTGATAAAAGTATAATGAAAATTGCCTTAGATTGTGGATATAGTAATCATCATAGTTTTGCTAAAGCATTTAAACAACATTACAATATTACCCCAAGTGATGTAAGAAATTTACATCAATGA
- the cdaA gene encoding diadenylate cyclase CdaA produces MGEILGILKNFSLIDFLDIIIVAYIAYRVMLVFKQTRAVPLIKGIVALAVITAISEIAQLTTLSWLLNNVWTVGLLAIVILFQPELRRALEQFGRTGLLPTSFRTRPDTNISEAIEEVAKSTVILSKNKIGALIVWERETGMRDYMETGIAIDSLVSSSLLINMFIPKTPLHDGAVMIRKGRIVSAACYLPLTSNNELSTELGTRHRAAIGITENTDALAIIVSEETGGISLAVDGQLKRYIDSKTLADLLQQYLMQEPHERRLDKLWRASSNGK; encoded by the coding sequence ATGGGAGAAATTTTAGGAATATTAAAAAATTTTTCATTAATTGATTTTCTCGATATAATTATTGTTGCTTATATAGCATATAGAGTTATGTTGGTATTTAAACAAACAAGGGCTGTGCCTTTAATAAAAGGTATTGTAGCCCTTGCTGTGATTACAGCTATAAGTGAAATTGCTCAACTTACAACACTAAGTTGGCTTTTAAACAATGTTTGGACAGTAGGATTATTAGCTATTGTTATACTATTTCAACCCGAACTAAGAAGAGCACTCGAACAGTTTGGCAGAACAGGTTTGTTACCAACTAGTTTTAGGACCAGACCAGATACCAATATATCAGAGGCTATAGAAGAGGTTGCAAAATCAACAGTCATTTTATCTAAAAATAAAATAGGGGCACTTATTGTATGGGAACGTGAAACAGGAATGCGTGACTATATGGAAACTGGCATTGCTATAGATAGTTTGGTTAGTAGTTCCTTGCTTATTAATATGTTTATACCAAAAACACCGCTTCATGATGGCGCTGTTATGATAAGAAAAGGGCGTATAGTATCTGCTGCTTGTTATTTGCCTTTAACATCAAATAATGAACTAAGTACCGAGCTTGGTACACGCCACCGAGCAGCTATAGGTATTACAGAAAACACAGATGCTTTAGCTATAATAGTTTCGGAGGAAACAGGTGGAATATCATTAGCAGTAGACGGTCAACTAAAACGTTATATAGATTCTAAAACATTAGCAGATTTACTCCAGCAGTATCTTATGCAAGAGCCACATGAGAGAAGACTAGATAAGCTATGGAGAGCTTCTTCCAATGGAAAATAA